The following coding sequences lie in one Candidatus Cloacimonadota bacterium genomic window:
- a CDS encoding T9SS type A sorting domain-containing protein: MKTQYVLLIFLLLGGTLAANPYQDIKKYRRYDANYSGAYQSVNKAEIETGFDVQKYTITLSIEQDPNYVCGYVLAEVLAETDLQGISYNLEGLEVSSVEVNGVLISHDHTLGIVNIPLNVQAGEVFSTKIYYAGSPQLSGAPYNVGMYFRTNSIFTVSDPDAARYWWPCYDHPWDKAIIDLIITMRDDWKVAANGLRESIVNNGDGTATTTWRGQNPMTTYLACITAADYMEISQTALQGELPILNFVSPSQYNNALLDLANLPDMIDYYSELFGEYPFEKYGNATVNMSTFAAMEHQTMTTLGNFIIDGNGTHELTIAHELVHQWFGNAVSFLDFNDVWLSEGFATYGEHLWTDMAAGWQAACDYVQNSYHQYYLSWVNNHGPSTIYDPAFSNYFAPPSYEKAASVLHMLRLKMGNDLFFELLQTYFQSFKHGNAITEEFKALAEDISGLDLDQFFEQWIYGSGIPSVEYGVFYKAETNQLKVIATSSSSTTTQFEVDIPFQIVYATETDSVLIVASPEGHANIFADASEPLDVNANHNHWTLLSNLNTSLPELNTCLSANASVVLGWNEFPNAIAYNIFRREDQMEAWQQVNTSPITELSYTDFSVTDGHIYEYAIRSIDIDGYQSLSSLPASVQPVNFSFAQDILIVDESRDGNGSSANPNDIMVDDFYNDVILPYTADLWDIAADGLPGLDVLGSYKVVIWHDDDFATNQINNAQELLSSYLFGNGKLIVSGWKSATVLSEVFWQRFISDLNVYYDNQACLISAESDSYPQLEVDAEKLISIWNGMLPMINSFSGDITQLYEGVFVEGSAGEGMSLAFRSGNLNYFGFPLYFMQQEGVRELMQMLLPELLETSNDDLIHAVTRIDIHNYPNPFNPHTNISFVLPQEEQAELSIFNIKGQKIDIIATGSYPKGKNTINYNASKLAGGVYILELRTADQSVKRRITLLK; the protein is encoded by the coding sequence ATGAAAACCCAATACGTTCTCCTGATTTTTCTTTTGCTTGGCGGTACTCTGGCAGCAAATCCGTACCAAGACATTAAAAAGTATCGAAGATACGATGCCAACTACAGCGGAGCTTATCAAAGCGTGAATAAAGCTGAAATTGAGACCGGTTTTGACGTACAGAAATACACTATAACTCTAAGCATAGAACAAGATCCTAACTATGTTTGTGGGTATGTATTGGCAGAAGTATTAGCAGAAACAGACTTACAGGGCATATCTTACAATTTGGAGGGTTTGGAGGTAAGCTCTGTGGAAGTAAATGGTGTACTTATATCCCACGATCACACCCTAGGTATAGTAAATATTCCGTTAAATGTGCAAGCGGGAGAAGTGTTTAGCACCAAAATATATTATGCGGGCAGTCCTCAGCTATCTGGTGCTCCCTACAATGTGGGCATGTATTTCAGAACTAATAGCATCTTTACTGTTTCCGATCCAGATGCGGCTCGATATTGGTGGCCCTGCTACGATCATCCGTGGGATAAGGCAATTATTGATCTCATCATCACCATGAGGGACGATTGGAAGGTAGCGGCAAACGGTTTAAGAGAAAGTATCGTAAACAATGGTGATGGAACGGCAACCACTACTTGGCGCGGACAGAATCCCATGACAACATATCTTGCCTGCATTACAGCCGCAGATTATATGGAAATCTCTCAAACCGCCCTACAGGGAGAATTGCCGATTCTGAATTTCGTAAGCCCATCTCAATATAACAATGCCCTTTTAGATCTTGCCAATTTACCAGATATGATAGATTACTATTCAGAACTTTTTGGTGAATACCCTTTCGAGAAGTATGGAAATGCCACGGTAAATATGAGTACTTTTGCGGCAATGGAACATCAAACCATGACTACTCTTGGTAATTTTATAATCGACGGTAATGGAACCCACGAACTAACGATTGCTCACGAATTGGTGCATCAATGGTTTGGTAATGCAGTTAGTTTCTTAGATTTCAATGATGTGTGGTTATCGGAAGGATTTGCCACCTACGGAGAACATTTATGGACAGATATGGCTGCCGGATGGCAAGCCGCATGTGATTATGTGCAAAACAGTTACCATCAATACTACCTAAGCTGGGTAAATAATCATGGTCCCAGCACGATATACGATCCGGCATTTTCCAATTACTTTGCTCCGCCTTCATACGAAAAAGCCGCAAGTGTGTTACACATGTTGCGTCTTAAAATGGGAAATGATCTCTTCTTTGAGCTTTTGCAGACTTATTTCCAGAGCTTCAAGCACGGCAATGCCATAACCGAAGAGTTCAAAGCTCTTGCCGAAGATATTAGCGGGCTAGATTTGGATCAGTTCTTTGAACAATGGATTTATGGAAGTGGAATTCCCAGTGTAGAATATGGAGTGTTTTACAAAGCAGAAACAAACCAGTTAAAAGTGATAGCTACAAGCAGTTCCAGTACAACCACACAGTTTGAAGTAGATATCCCATTCCAAATTGTCTATGCTACCGAAACGGATTCTGTATTGATTGTAGCAAGTCCCGAAGGGCATGCAAATATATTTGCAGATGCCTCAGAACCTCTAGATGTGAATGCTAATCACAATCACTGGACACTTCTAAGCAATCTTAACACCAGTTTACCGGAGCTCAATACCTGTCTTTCTGCAAACGCCAGTGTTGTTCTCGGCTGGAATGAGTTTCCCAATGCCATTGCTTACAATATTTTCCGCAGAGAAGATCAGATGGAAGCCTGGCAACAGGTAAATACTTCTCCTATTACAGAACTTAGCTATACAGATTTTAGCGTAACTGATGGACACATATATGAATACGCCATCCGGTCAATTGATATTGATGGATATCAAAGCTTGAGTTCTTTACCGGCTTCAGTTCAACCCGTGAACTTCAGTTTCGCTCAAGATATTCTTATTGTGGATGAAAGCCGAGATGGCAATGGAAGCAGTGCAAATCCCAACGACATTATGGTAGATGATTTTTATAATGACGTAATTTTGCCATACACAGCCGATTTATGGGATATTGCTGCAGATGGATTACCCGGATTGGATGTTTTGGGATCTTACAAAGTAGTTATCTGGCATGATGACGATTTTGCCACAAACCAGATAAATAACGCACAAGAACTACTTAGCAGCTACTTGTTTGGTAATGGCAAGCTTATCGTATCTGGATGGAAATCTGCCACTGTTCTTTCCGAAGTGTTTTGGCAGCGCTTTATAAGCGATTTGAATGTGTACTACGATAATCAGGCGTGCTTGATAAGTGCAGAAAGCGATAGTTATCCACAGCTTGAAGTAGATGCAGAAAAGTTAATATCTATCTGGAACGGTATGTTGCCTATGATCAATAGTTTTAGTGGAGATATTACTCAATTGTATGAGGGTGTCTTTGTTGAAGGAAGCGCTGGTGAAGGAATGAGTTTGGCATTCCGTAGCGGAAACCTTAATTACTTTGGTTTTCCGTTATACTTTATGCAGCAAGAGGGGGTACGAGAGTTAATGCAAATGTTACTACCAGAGCTTCTGGAAACTTCAAACGACGATTTGATCCACGCCGTAACCAGAATTGATATACACAACTATCCCAATCCCTTCAATCCTCATACAAATATATCATTCGTTTTACCTCAGGAAGAGCAAGCTGAACTCTCTATCTTCAATATTAAAGGACAGAAAATTGACATAATCGCAACCGGATCGTATCCTAAGGGTAAAAATACTATCAATTACAATGCATCAAAGCTCGCCGGAGGTGTTTACATCTTAGAGCTAAGAACTGCTGATCAGAGCGTAAAACGTAGGATAACGCTACTAAAATAG
- a CDS encoding choice-of-anchor D domain-containing protein produces the protein MKKSILLMLLLSSILSIAYAESIIFNDSTSGSDSAPTVVSITTSGLPDGAVITSTQITLTFGTLSYVGNWYDADIIVNGTDYTEVGWLDNAVYNDLNDLGPNGLVVTATSVDSDSYSDNITLSLSVEIFYTPPAGTPDPASNPNPAENAIDVALNGNLTWNFGVDTEAYDLWFGPTGSMTQVVDGVSAALSGSYAYSDLSNDTQYSWRVDTINISSGVTTSGTEWSFRTILPEGLVQIGSGTTDLDLPLNTYYGYNYSQMLYLQSEIGVANKRIEKLYVNWNGYETGEDYKDWTIYLGHTDKSSFANSSDWVSVANMSQVFSGEITIPATTGWIEILLDTPFAYNNTDNLVVAINETTSGYGSSSAYFYNTGFATNRGLRLRNDSSAYNPASPGAGTLVAGVANIRMLFGDMPIEPLFAYSPTTLLFPTTKVGELSVTQNVTISNTGGGTLYYSDLSFSISGNNPTDFSYDTSNLQDLETGQSFTLPVSFNPQSDGQLTANLVISYAGDDYVVDLSGYAYPTTYLIEDFEGSAFPPTGWANPGSWGTSTYTYYTGTKAAYKSGSSSTQYILSTPKLYLSDGGTLSFMARITSTTSPLDIVYSTDRVTWTKLGESILAESANSWFHVIANLSEVSAKTTNFYLGFRTMTYSSYYIDEVVMPPLAQEAPDAVTLTTPTNASSNVSIMPTLSWTPSSLGGIASSYDIYLEATDSPEDPDADPHTLLTNVTTTSYTLETVLDYSTSYIWKVVAKNSYGESENNVVFNFSTIADPTVYVTAENPWLVDFGTSSEDWPVANWSQISGVYPIPNGTLSRWIQDDWLNATSPVNKSAKINIYGTTCYYWLLSPPINIPTTGYELKFDLGLTDYANSNPIEDPTSQLDDKFIVAMSNNPNMSNPVLLREWNNSGSDDVFNEIPNTGTTITIPLTEISGTIYFAFYGESTLSNGDNDLFVDNVIVRVPPTTPTFSISPESMDYGLVNLSTNKAKVFTITNTGVGTLMIDNADVTITGDNTDQFTLSPIAENISLDAGQSTEITITFSPTSEGEKSAILNIVDNIAATKIGQKSGAKLSHQIMLTGEGYDANISSFPWREGFEDAFPPLDWANSNWEWSSYGGAHTGSEFAYSNLSGSLLTTPPIAVPATGEYQFEFWYRAESTSYPQDMNVYINIDGENVVEPIITIEDAANTTYQKAVFSLLPYVGNTVIFTLNGLYGSGGYSYGICVDDVGVVEAFDYPADEPVTIGDGENTIVVTVSNGSANNDPEGEIPPINNSAFTPTNSFVLQLIGSGPWTVTIETDAPWGAYYRSGHWHAEEAIEGIVTFNVEPSKDINMPIILGDQNPTLPVTLASFSAVLTSDLNVKISWMAESEVNHSGYNILRNEIDDLDTAMLVNDELFRDGIQTGTQVKYTYTDTEVYLNATYYYWLESISLNGVSEYFGPLNVLINSGSEEPDAPQIPLETALMTAYPNPFNPSTNIRYSMKIAGDVRIDIFNVKGQLMRSFSHHHNLPGYYSVTWDGRDDKNNTVGTGLYFYRMTSDQYRATKKMVLSK, from the coding sequence ATGAAAAAATCGATTTTATTAATGCTTTTACTGAGTTCTATCTTGAGTATTGCCTATGCAGAAAGCATTATTTTCAACGATTCTACCAGCGGTAGCGATAGTGCTCCGACAGTTGTATCAATAACAACTTCGGGGCTACCCGACGGAGCTGTAATTACAAGTACTCAGATCACCCTGACCTTCGGAACCTTAAGCTATGTCGGCAATTGGTATGACGCAGATATTATTGTTAACGGCACAGACTATACTGAAGTCGGCTGGTTGGATAACGCAGTTTACAATGATCTAAATGATCTTGGTCCCAATGGACTTGTAGTTACAGCGACTTCAGTGGATTCTGACTCTTACTCCGACAATATTACCTTAAGTCTTTCCGTAGAAATATTTTATACTCCTCCAGCGGGAACACCGGATCCAGCATCAAATCCCAACCCGGCAGAAAATGCTATAGATGTAGCACTAAATGGCAACTTAACTTGGAATTTCGGCGTTGATACCGAAGCATACGATTTGTGGTTTGGTCCTACCGGAAGCATGACTCAAGTGGTAGATGGAGTTAGTGCAGCTCTAAGCGGATCTTATGCCTATTCTGACTTATCAAACGATACTCAATACTCTTGGAGGGTAGATACCATAAATATCAGTTCCGGTGTTACAACTTCCGGTACTGAATGGAGCTTCAGAACAATACTGCCAGAAGGGCTTGTTCAGATTGGCTCTGGCACAACAGATCTGGACTTGCCTTTGAATACCTATTATGGCTATAATTACTCTCAAATGTTATATCTGCAAAGTGAGATAGGCGTGGCTAACAAAAGAATTGAGAAGCTCTATGTCAACTGGAATGGATATGAGACTGGAGAAGATTATAAGGACTGGACAATCTACCTCGGTCATACCGATAAATCTTCTTTCGCCAATAGCAGTGATTGGGTATCGGTTGCCAACATGTCACAAGTATTCAGTGGTGAGATCACCATTCCTGCAACAACCGGTTGGATTGAGATTCTCTTAGACACTCCCTTTGCCTATAACAACACCGACAATCTGGTGGTAGCAATCAATGAAACAACATCGGGTTACGGAAGCAGTTCAGCGTATTTCTATAACACAGGCTTTGCAACAAACAGAGGTTTACGTTTGCGAAACGATAGTTCAGCATACAATCCCGCTTCTCCTGGAGCCGGAACCTTAGTAGCTGGAGTTGCGAATATCAGGATGCTTTTTGGAGATATGCCCATAGAACCTTTATTTGCATACAGTCCTACTACTTTGTTGTTCCCCACAACCAAAGTCGGGGAACTATCTGTAACACAGAATGTAACAATCTCCAATACTGGCGGCGGAACATTATACTATTCGGATCTGAGCTTCAGTATCAGTGGTAACAATCCCACCGATTTTAGTTATGACACATCAAACCTGCAGGATCTGGAGACTGGGCAAAGCTTCACTCTGCCCGTTAGCTTTAATCCCCAGAGTGACGGACAACTAACCGCTAATCTGGTTATTAGCTATGCCGGAGACGATTACGTAGTTGATTTAAGTGGTTACGCTTATCCCACTACGTACCTTATCGAAGATTTTGAAGGATCGGCTTTCCCGCCTACAGGTTGGGCAAATCCTGGTTCTTGGGGCACCAGCACTTATACATACTACACCGGCACTAAGGCGGCTTACAAAAGTGGTAGCTCCTCTACTCAGTACATCCTTTCCACTCCCAAACTTTATTTATCTGACGGTGGAACCTTGTCATTCATGGCACGGATAACTTCCACAACATCCCCTTTGGATATTGTTTACTCCACAGATAGAGTTACCTGGACAAAACTTGGTGAATCAATTCTGGCAGAAAGCGCAAACTCATGGTTTCATGTGATTGCAAATCTTAGCGAAGTTTCTGCCAAAACCACCAATTTTTACCTTGGGTTCCGCACAATGACTTATTCTTCCTACTATATAGACGAGGTTGTTATGCCTCCCCTTGCTCAAGAAGCACCTGATGCGGTTACTCTTACCACTCCGACCAATGCCTCTTCTAACGTGAGCATTATGCCTACCCTGAGCTGGACTCCTTCTTCATTAGGAGGGATTGCATCATCTTATGACATATATCTGGAAGCAACTGATAGCCCTGAAGATCCAGATGCTGATCCTCATACACTATTAACCAATGTGACTACAACCTCATATACTTTGGAAACAGTATTAGATTATTCCACTAGCTATATATGGAAAGTAGTGGCAAAGAATTCCTATGGAGAATCTGAAAACAACGTGGTGTTTAATTTCTCTACGATAGCCGATCCTACTGTTTACGTAACAGCAGAAAATCCTTGGTTAGTTGATTTTGGTACATCCAGCGAAGATTGGCCAGTAGCAAACTGGAGCCAGATTAGCGGAGTATATCCCATTCCAAATGGAACCCTTTCCCGTTGGATTCAAGACGATTGGCTAAATGCAACCAGTCCAGTGAACAAATCCGCCAAAATCAACATCTATGGCACTACTTGTTATTATTGGCTGTTAAGTCCACCCATCAACATCCCCACAACCGGCTACGAATTGAAATTTGATCTTGGGTTAACAGACTATGCCAATTCTAATCCCATAGAGGATCCTACCTCTCAACTCGATGACAAATTCATTGTAGCAATGAGCAACAACCCCAATATGAGTAACCCAGTGCTGCTCCGTGAGTGGAATAACAGCGGTTCCGATGATGTTTTCAATGAGATTCCAAATACTGGAACTACAATCACTATTCCACTTACAGAAATCAGTGGCACAATCTACTTTGCTTTCTACGGAGAATCTACTCTGTCCAATGGCGATAACGATCTCTTTGTAGATAACGTTATAGTCCGTGTACCTCCAACTACTCCCACTTTCTCTATCAGTCCGGAATCTATGGATTATGGTTTGGTAAATCTGAGTACGAACAAAGCTAAGGTTTTCACCATTACCAATACCGGTGTTGGCACTCTGATGATTGACAATGCAGACGTCACCATTACCGGAGATAACACTGATCAATTTACTCTAAGCCCCATCGCCGAAAATATTAGCCTGGATGCAGGACAATCCACCGAAATTACAATTACTTTCAGCCCAACAAGCGAAGGCGAGAAATCTGCCATTCTCAACATTGTGGATAACATTGCCGCCACAAAGATTGGGCAAAAATCCGGAGCGAAACTATCCCACCAAATCATGTTAACAGGTGAGGGTTACGATGCCAATATCTCAAGCTTCCCCTGGAGAGAAGGCTTTGAAGATGCCTTCCCGCCTTTAGATTGGGCAAACAGCAACTGGGAATGGAGTAGTTATGGTGGAGCCCACACAGGAAGTGAGTTTGCCTACAGCAATCTTAGTGGCTCTCTGCTCACTACTCCGCCAATAGCAGTCCCTGCTACCGGTGAATATCAATTTGAATTCTGGTACAGAGCCGAAAGCACAAGCTATCCTCAAGATATGAATGTTTACATCAATATAGATGGAGAGAATGTGGTAGAGCCTATTATCACTATCGAAGATGCTGCAAACACTACCTATCAGAAAGCTGTATTTAGCTTATTACCCTATGTCGGCAATACTGTTATTTTCACATTAAATGGATTGTATGGTTCTGGGGGTTACAGCTATGGTATCTGCGTGGACGATGTTGGCGTTGTAGAAGCTTTCGATTATCCTGCGGACGAACCCGTTACTATTGGTGATGGCGAAAACACTATAGTTGTAACGGTAAGCAACGGCTCTGCCAATAACGATCCGGAAGGCGAAATCCCTCCCATAAACAATAGTGCTTTTACTCCGACAAACAGCTTTGTATTGCAACTAATCGGCTCTGGTCCATGGACTGTTACGATAGAAACCGACGCTCCTTGGGGCGCATACTATCGCAGTGGTCATTGGCATGCCGAAGAAGCTATAGAAGGAATCGTAACTTTCAATGTAGAGCCCAGCAAGGATATTAACATGCCCATAATCCTTGGTGATCAGAACCCTACTCTACCGGTTACTCTCGCTAGTTTCTCAGCAGTTCTTACTTCGGATCTGAATGTTAAAATATCTTGGATGGCAGAATCGGAAGTAAACCACTCTGGCTACAATATCCTTCGTAATGAAATTGATGATCTTGATACAGCAATGCTGGTAAACGACGAGCTATTCAGGGATGGTATCCAGACGGGTACTCAAGTGAAATACACTTACACCGATACCGAAGTATATCTTAACGCAACATACTATTATTGGCTTGAAAGCATCAGCTTAAACGGCGTTAGCGAATACTTTGGTCCTCTAAACGTGCTCATCAATTCCGGTTCCGAAGAACCCGATGCGCCGCAGATTCCCTTGGAAACTGCTTTGATGACGGCATACCCCAATCCGTTTAACCCTAGCACCAACATTCGTTATAGTATGAAAATTGCCGGAGATGTTCGCATAGACATCTTCAACGTAAAAGGACAATTGATGCGTAGTTTCTCACATCATCACAACCTTCCGGGATACTATTCCGTTACTTGGGATGGACGTGATGACAAGAATAACACAGTTGGTACCGGATTGTATTTCTACCGGATGACCAGCGATCAGTATCGTGCAACCAAAAAGATGGTACTTTCCAAATAA